A single region of the Brachypodium distachyon strain Bd21 chromosome 3, Brachypodium_distachyon_v3.0, whole genome shotgun sequence genome encodes:
- the LOC100835948 gene encoding RNA-binding protein 48 isoform X2, which translates to MARDRGEPAAVRVYTVCDESKYLIVRNVPSLGCGDELGTLFSTYGPLEECTPMDGEDCEEYTDVFFIKFSQVSNARFAKRKLDESVFLGNRLQVSYAPQFESVLDTKEKLEVRRKEVLSRIRSPAGSRPEGVSQYSLGQGSSSGNSHHHMSSNKRDYTQAMHASHIKDARFSHVSSNKDYFPSESMNATVNLVREKLDQG; encoded by the exons ATGGCGCGCGACCGCGGTGAGCCGGCTGCCGTGCGCGTCTACACGGTCTGCGACGAGTCCAA GTACCTCATCGTCCGGAACGTGCCgtccctcgggtgcggcgaTGAGCTCGGCACCCTGTTCTCCACCTACGGCCCGCTGGAAGA GTGCACGCCCATGGACGGCGAGGACTGCGAGGAGTACACCGACGTCTTCTTCATCAAGTTCTCGCAGGTCAGCAACGCGAG GTTTGCAAAGCGAAAGTTGGATGAATCTGTATTTCTTGGCAACCGGCTGCAGGTGTCATACGCACCTCAGTTTGAGAGTGTTTTGGATACCAAGGAGAAACTGGAAGTTAGGCGAAAAGAAGTCCTCAGCCGGATAAGAT CACCTGCTGGAAGCAGACCTGAAGGGGTATCTCAGTATTCTCTGGGCCAGGGATCGTCTAGCGGGAACTCACACCATCATATGAGCTCCAATAAGAG GGACTATACGCAGGCAATGCACGCTTCTCATATCAAAGATGCTCGTTTCAGTCATGTGTCCTCTAATAAG GACTATTTTCCATCTGAGTCAATGAATGCAACCGTAAATCTTGTCAGGGAAAAGCTTGATCAG gGATGA
- the LOC100835948 gene encoding RNA-binding protein 48 isoform X3, translated as MSSAPCSPPTARWKSARPWTARTARSTPTSSSSSSRRFAKRKLDESVFLGNRLQVSYAPQFESVLDTKEKLEVRRKEVLSRIRSPAGSRPEGVSQYSLGQGSSSGNSHHHMSSNKRDYTQAMHASHIKDARFSHVSSNKDYFPSESMNATVNLVREKLDQIQSGSDNSNAVTASKKPKVDNRRRI; from the exons aTGAGCTCGGCACCCTGTTCTCCACCTACGGCCCGCTGGAAGA GTGCACGCCCATGGACGGCGAGGACTGCGAGGAGTACACCGACGTCTTCTTCATCAAGTTCTCGCAG GTTTGCAAAGCGAAAGTTGGATGAATCTGTATTTCTTGGCAACCGGCTGCAGGTGTCATACGCACCTCAGTTTGAGAGTGTTTTGGATACCAAGGAGAAACTGGAAGTTAGGCGAAAAGAAGTCCTCAGCCGGATAAGAT CACCTGCTGGAAGCAGACCTGAAGGGGTATCTCAGTATTCTCTGGGCCAGGGATCGTCTAGCGGGAACTCACACCATCATATGAGCTCCAATAAGAG GGACTATACGCAGGCAATGCACGCTTCTCATATCAAAGATGCTCGTTTCAGTCATGTGTCCTCTAATAAG GACTATTTTCCATCTGAGTCAATGAATGCAACCGTAAATCTTGTCAGGGAAAAGCTTGATCAG ATACAATCTGGCAGTGATAATTCTAATGCTGTCACTGCATCCAAGAAACCGAAGGTTGATAACCGTAGACGTATTTGA
- the LOC100835948 gene encoding RNA-binding protein 48 isoform X1, with protein MARDRGEPAAVRVYTVCDESKYLIVRNVPSLGCGDELGTLFSTYGPLEECTPMDGEDCEEYTDVFFIKFSQVSNARFAKRKLDESVFLGNRLQVSYAPQFESVLDTKEKLEVRRKEVLSRIRSPAGSRPEGVSQYSLGQGSSSGNSHHHMSSNKRDYTQAMHASHIKDARFSHVSSNKDYFPSESMNATVNLVREKLDQIQSGSDNSNAVTASKKPKVDNRRRI; from the exons ATGGCGCGCGACCGCGGTGAGCCGGCTGCCGTGCGCGTCTACACGGTCTGCGACGAGTCCAA GTACCTCATCGTCCGGAACGTGCCgtccctcgggtgcggcgaTGAGCTCGGCACCCTGTTCTCCACCTACGGCCCGCTGGAAGA GTGCACGCCCATGGACGGCGAGGACTGCGAGGAGTACACCGACGTCTTCTTCATCAAGTTCTCGCAGGTCAGCAACGCGAG GTTTGCAAAGCGAAAGTTGGATGAATCTGTATTTCTTGGCAACCGGCTGCAGGTGTCATACGCACCTCAGTTTGAGAGTGTTTTGGATACCAAGGAGAAACTGGAAGTTAGGCGAAAAGAAGTCCTCAGCCGGATAAGAT CACCTGCTGGAAGCAGACCTGAAGGGGTATCTCAGTATTCTCTGGGCCAGGGATCGTCTAGCGGGAACTCACACCATCATATGAGCTCCAATAAGAG GGACTATACGCAGGCAATGCACGCTTCTCATATCAAAGATGCTCGTTTCAGTCATGTGTCCTCTAATAAG GACTATTTTCCATCTGAGTCAATGAATGCAACCGTAAATCTTGTCAGGGAAAAGCTTGATCAG ATACAATCTGGCAGTGATAATTCTAATGCTGTCACTGCATCCAAGAAACCGAAGGTTGATAACCGTAGACGTATTTGA
- the LOC100842042 gene encoding protein transport protein SEC16B homolog — translation MADDQTDADFFDKLVDDDDDDDAFSPAPASKAAPEEEELARGVSGLSLADEDEPAPVRERELAAPRPAAEGGSPGSGKGAVHTTVKQAQWASFGGGEGDDGFDPFGDLSAGAAGEEFLGSSVVGSSVGASDHGFLGGSSRSLTTEVAKDQEGVLGGSSNRSADDAAQLERHGSGGTVDSGDPKYLESVYPGWKYDEATQQWYQVDGSETAGYSAQVESGSENVQQQQFGVSYLQNSAQEALETIAEEGTAAGSVSAWGQEGASEYPANMLFYAEYPGWYFDTNTQDWQSLESYQQAITQARAGNAAVQDGANRGVVAPSGGFNYNLNQTEGLAVHNQVAQHNSFANSYSQQSQWQTEAFANGMQPESVTNSLAGSFYGPDQHVNAESFSSSTNHQVGFNTAEISTSHYGDNKSLEFSSPQSAFNTIGSQQASYKGFEPSKGYQTSHKVLEPSTGNQGSYNAFEPSTDHHQGGYKGFTPSTGHQAGYRVFTPSTVNQAGYKEFGASTDHHTKGFEPPSGHQAGYMGSQPLTGQQDGYIGSQPSTGHQSSYMGLEASANLGYGNANGVVSTQGFLPLGSMYNSQRQAHANTQAHLSNSYVGTENSMNFSQQQFGGSNASHMQFGYSPHEERSSAGRPPHALVAFGFGGKLVVMKDTSSVDMNFNSGNQTSSSGTMSVLNLSEVVLDKADASRISDGSALSYFHVLCRQAVPGPLVGGSAASKDVNKWLDEMIAWYESSTSDQRVDPRKLLISLLKILCQHYGKLRAPFGSDLSQEDTDGPEMAVTKLFSSCKRSSADMGDFGSNVRFMKNIPSESQMQAVAQEVQNLLVSGRRKEALQCAQEGQLWGPAVILALQLGDKFYVDTVKKMAQCHFISGSPLRTLCLLIAGQPADVFNVENNNNINYGTLGASQQPMEPSPNGMLDDWEENLAIITANRTKGDDLVITHLGDCLWQEKNEVAAAHSCYLVAELNIDPYSESARLCLIGADHLKCPRTFASPEAIQRTEVYEYAKVLGNSQYILLPFQPYKLIYAYMLVEVGRVADSLRYCQASMKVLRASGRAPELEAWKLLFSSLEDRIRTHQQSGYGTNLAPAKLVGKIFTSLDKSISRMMGTQSAPPPPLPQGSVSDKELYSAPAVTKFVNSQSVMTMSSLMPSPSVHSISEMAENSGVTGRKLAHNRSVSEPDFGKTPKEGARSDNTQSSASGSGNSRFGWIGSTLQKTMGFVSKSRQAKLGQQNKFYYDEKLKRWVEEGAEIPAEEPPLPPPPTKSSSYQNGMPDYNLNGPASGIHTPNGLTERRSPKHSDHGSGMPPIPPSQNQFSARGRMGVRSRYVDTFNKAGATGAAQSYNKPVASSVTPPTGARFFVPNAAAVSAEQMPSQPPEMRGETFRQDERSSSPPVETSFSSPPPTAQFSAPMSSTIQRYPSMDNMAHPNQAPWMSPGSNSSSFSSRSRAASWSGTYSDQFSASAGARSPDGPSVPSPLMPGRPSHSRSNSNSSVQFNGLAEDLHEVEL, via the exons atggccgACGACCAGACCGACGCCGACTTCTTCGACAAGctcgtggacgacgacgacgacgacgacgccttcTCCCCCGCGCCTGCCTCCAAGGctgcgccggaggaggaggagctggctCGAGGCGTCTCTGGCCTCAGCCTCGcggacgaggacgagcccgCGCCGGTGAGGGAGCGGGAGCTGGCGGCACCGCGTCCCGCCGCGGAGGGTGGGTCGCCGGGGTCCGGGAAGGGCGCCGTCCACACCACGGTCAAGCAAGCGCAGTGGGCTTCCTTCgggggcggcgagggcgacgaCGGGTTCGATCCCTTCGGCGATCTCTCGGCGGGGGCAGCTGGGGAGGAGTTCCTCGGGAGCTCCGTTGTCGGCAGCAGCGTCGGGGCGTCGGATCACGGTTTCCTCGGCGGGAGCAGCCGGAGCTTGACCACCGAGGTGGCGAAGGATCAGGAGGGCGTTTTGGGGGGCAGTTCGAACCGGAGCGCGGATGACGCGGCGCAGCTCGAGAGACACGGTAGTGGCGGCACGGTGGATTCCGGGGATCCCAAGTATCTGGAGAGCGTTTACCCCGGGTGGAAGTACGACGAGGCGACGCAGCAGTGGTACCAGGTGGATGGTTCTGAGACAGCTGGGTATAGTGCTCAGGTGGAGAGTGGCAGTGAGaatgtgcagcagcagcagtttggTGTTTCTTACTTGCAGAATTCGGCGCAGGAGGCGCTGGAGACGATCGCAGAGGAGGGCACCGCCGCAGGGAGTGTATCGGCATGGGGGCAGGAGGGCGCTTCCGAGTACCCAGCCAACATGCTTTTCTACGCGGAGTACCCAGGGTGGTACTTTGATACCAACACACAGGATTGGCAATCGCTCGAGTCGTACCAGCAGGCCATCACGCAGGCCAGGGCGGGTAATGCTGCTGTTCAGGACGGTGCAAACCGTGGCGTCGTTGCACCTTCTGGTGGGTTTAATTATAATCTCAATCAAACTGAAGGTCTTGCTGTCCACAATCAGGTGGCCCAACATAACTCCTTCGCAAATAGCTATAGCCAGCAGAGCCAGTGGCAGACAGAAGCATTTGCTAATGGTATGCAACCTGAAAGTGTCACGAATAGTCTGGCAGGTAGTTTCTATGGTCCTGATCAGCATGTGAATGCTGAATCTTTCAGTTCCTCCACAAATCATCAGGTTGGTTTTAACACAGCTGAAATCTCCACAAGTCATTATGGCGACAACAAGAGCTTAGAATTTTCAAGTCCCCAGAGTGCCTTCAACACAATCGGTAGTCAACAAGCCAGTTACAAGGGGTTCGAACCTTCCAAGGGTTACCAAACCAGTCATAAGGTGCTCGAACCATCCACAGGTAATCAGGGCAGTTACAATGCATTTGAACCCTCTACTGATCACCACCAGGGAGGTTACAAGGGTTTCACACCTTCCACAGGTCACCAGGCTGGTTACAGGGTATTCACCCCTTCCACGGTTAACCAGGCTGGTTACAAGGAATTTGGTGCTTCTACAGACCATCATACTAAGGGATTCGAACCTCCCTCAGGTCACCAGGCTGGCTACATGGGATCCCAACCTCTTACAGGTCAACAGGATGGTTACATAGGATCCCAACCTTCTACAGGTCACCAGTCTAGTTACATGGGACTTGAAGCTTCTGCAAACCTGGGTTACGGTAATGCCAATGGTGTTGTCAGTACGCAAGGCTTTCTTCCATTGGGGAGTATGTACAACAGCCAGAGACAGGCTCATGCAAACACCCAAGCACACTTGTCTAACAGCTATGTCGGTACTGAGAACTCCATGAACTTCTCTCAGCAACAGTTTGGTGGTTCAAATGCTTCACATATGCAATTTGGTTACTCCCCGCATGAAGAGAGGTCATCGGCTGGACGCCCACCTCATGCTCTGGTTGCTTTTGGGTTTGGAGGGAAGCTTGTAGTTATGAAAGATACAAGCTCAGTAGACATGAACTTTAACAGTGGAAATCAG ACGAGTTCTAGCGGAACAATGTCAGTTCTTAATTTATCAGAGGTTGTCTTGGATAAAGCTGATGCCTCAAGGATCAGTGATGGCAGTGCACTTAGTTACTTCCATGTTTTATGTCGCCAAGCTGTTCCTGGTCCTCTTGTTGGTGGAAGTGCCGCATCAAAAGATGTAAACAAATGGCTTGATGAGATGATTGCATGGTATGAATCTTCCACCAGTGACCAGAGAGTTGATCCTCGCAAGTTGCTTATTTCATTGCTGAAGATACTATGTCAGCACTATGGGAAACTACGTGCACCTTTTGGGTCTGACCTATCACAAGAG GATACAGATGGTCCAGAGATGGCCGTAACTAAGCTATTTTCATCTTGTAAGAGAAGTAGTGCTGATATGGGGGATTTTGGATCCAATGTTCGCTTCATGAAAAATATTCCCTCCGAAAGCCAGATGCAG GCTGTTGCACAAGAGGTCCAAAATCTTCTAGTTTCTGGCAGAAGAAAAGAGGCTCTTCAATGTGCTCAGGAAGGTCAGCTCTGGGGGCCTGCAGTCATTCTTGCTTTACAACTTGGTGATAAG TTCTACGTGGATACTGTGAAGAAAATGGCTCAGTGCCACTTTATATCTGGGTCACCTTTGCGGACATTGTGCCTTCTTATTGCTGGACAACCTGCCGATGTTTTCAATGtagagaacaacaacaacatcaaCTATGGAACACTAGGTGCATCCCAACAGCCTATGGAG CCTAGTCCTAATGGAATGTTGGATGACTGGGAAGAGAATTTGGCTATAATAACTGCTAATAGGACAAAAGGAGATGACCTAGTTATTACCCACCTGGGAGATTGCCTTTggcaagagaaaaatgag GTTGCGGCTGCTCACTCATGCTACTTAGTCGCTGAACTAAATATTGACCCATACTCTGAAAGTGCTAGGTTATGTCTCATTGGTGCAGACCACTTGAAATGTCCTCGAACATTTGCCAGCCCTGAAGCTATTCAG CGGACAGAAGTTTATGAATATGCAAAGGTGCTTGGCAATTCTCAGTATATCCTGCTACCCTTCCAACCATATAAGCTGATATACGCATACATGCTTGTGGAGGTAGGGAGGGTTGCTGATTCCTTGAG GTATTGCCAAGCTTCTATGAAGGTGCTGAGAGCTTCCGGACGTGCCCCAGAATTGGAAGCATGGAAACTATTATTTTCCTCCCTGGAGGATAGGATACGCACTCACCAGCAG AGTGGATATGGAACAAATCTTGCTCCTGCGAAACTAGTTGGGAAGATATTTACCTCGCTTGATAAATCTATATCCCGCATGATGGGTACACAGTctgctccacctccaccaTTGCCACAGGGCTCAGTTAGTGACAAGGAGCTCTATTCAGCACCTGCAgttacaaaatttgtaaatagTCAATCTGTAATGACTATGTCATCATTAATGCCGTCCCCTTCAGTGCATTCTATAAGTGAGATGGCAGAGAACAGTGGTGTCACTGGCAGGAAGCTGGCACACAACAGAAGTGTTTCTGAACCAGACTTTGGCAAAACCCCGAAAGAG GGTGCACGATCAGATAATACACAGAGCAGTGCATCAGGATCAGGTAATTCACGATTTGGTTGGATTGGCTCCACACTGCAGAAGACAATGGGCTTTGTTTCAAAATCCCGCCAG GCAAAATTAGGGCAACAGAACAAGTTTTACTATGATGAAAAGCTGAAGCGTTGGGTAGAGGAAGGTGCTGAGATTCCTGCTGAGGAGCCTCCCCTGCCTCCACCTCCGACAAAATCCTCCTCATACCAAAATGGCATGCCAGACTATAACTTAAATGGTCCTGCTAGTGGAATCCACACTCCCAATGGATTGACAGAACGGAGATCTCCAAAACATTCAGATCATGGTTCTGGGATGCCACCAATTCCGCCCAGCCAGAACCAGTTTTCTGCTCGTGGACGGATGGGTGTCCGGTCTAG ATATGTGGACACATTCAATAAGGCTGGTGCAACTGGTGCAGCCCAGTCTTATAACAAACCAGTTGCTTCATCTGTGACACCACCAACTGGTGCCAGGTTCTTTGTGCCCAACGCAGCAGCTGTTTCTGCAGAGCAGATGCCTAGTCAACCACCGGAGATGCGAGGTGAGACCTTCCGTCAGGATGAGCGTTCATCCTCGCCCCCAGTAGAAACGTCATTTTCGTCACCCCCACCAACTGCACAATTTTCAGCACCAATGTCATCTACCATTCAGCGGTATCCGAGCATGGACAACATGGCTCATCCGAATCAGGCGCCCTGGATGTCACCGGGCAGTAACAGCAgttcattctcatcaagatCACGAGCAGCGTCATGGAGTGGAACATACTCTGACCAATTTAGTGCCTCGGCAGGCGCTAGATCACCTGACGGAC